A section of the Borrelia sp. RT5S genome encodes:
- the bdr gene encoding Bdr family repetitive protein, translating to MQAQSLNTEVLTRQHVTQEIIYDEFVKLGMQKFVADDLSKRYYHNELTYKDLEYLGDKFGLLLENLEDRLDAKIDAVRTELRSTSNLIKWMFGTIITFNIGLFLTLIPILYTLLKG from the coding sequence ATGCAAGCACAATCTTTAAATACTGAAGTTCTTACTAGACAACATGTAACTCAAGAGATTATTTATGATGAGTTTGTAAAGTTAGGTATGCAGAAGTTTGTTGCTGATGACTTATCTAAACGGTACTATCACAATGAGCTTACTTATAAGGACTTGGAATATTTAGGGGATAAATTCGGCTTGTTATTGGAAAACTTAGAGGACAGATTAGATGCGAAGATTGATGCTGTTAGGACTGAATTAAGGAGTACTTCAAACTTAATTAAGTGGATGTTTGGTACCATTATTACATTCAATATTGGTCTTTTCTTAACTTTAATACCAATACTTTATACCCTGCTTAAGGGTTAA